The window CGGCCCGTGTTGTGCACGGACTCCCAGTCGAGGTCGTCACGGACCAGCTCCACCCAGCCGGTCCAGCCCGAGCGGCCCTTGGCGACGATGTCGAACACGACGTTCTCGCCGCTGCCCCGCGTCTTGAACAGCGTGCCCTGGCCGCGGGTCTCGTTGACGAAGAACGGCCTGTCCTTGCGTGAGTCGTGCGCCCGGTGCTTCTTCAGGAGCGCGGCGACGCGGCTCTTGGTGTCGTCGTCGTAGGTGGGCTTCTCCAGGAGGGAGATCAGCTCGGCGTAGTCGTCGAGGATCTCGCGGCGCTGCTTGTCGCCCGGGATGCGGAAGACCTTGGGGCGGCGGAAGAGGTTCTCCGTGTTGAAGGTGGCGATACGGATCGTCATGGCGCGCTCCCTCGGGCGGCGCAGGAGTTCGCGCGGCCGGTGGGCGGGCGCCGCCGGGAGACCACCCGTCGACCCTTCCATTCTCGGGGCGGGTGGGAACGGTGTCGACTGCGGTGGCCGCTGTGACGCGGTGGATTGGTACCTCTGCGGCGGGGCCGATTGGACCTGTTCCCCGGGGCGGGCCGGGCCCAGGGTGGGCGCATGAGTATCGCGTTCCTGCTGACCACCCTGGTCGTCGTCGCCACGCCCGGTACCGGTGTCGTCTACACCCTCGCCGCCGCGCTGTCCCGTGGGCGGCGGGCCGGTGTTGTCGCCGCGTTCGGGTGCGCGCTCGGGATCGTGCCGCATGTGCTGGCCACGGTGACCGGGCTTGCCGCGCTGCTGAATGCCAGTGCCGCTGCCTTCCAGGTCCTCAAGTACGCCGGTGTCGCCTATCTCCTCTACATGGCGTGGGCGACCGTGCGAGACAAGGACGCGATCGCCGTCGAGGAGGGCACCACCCCTGACTCGGCGCGGCACGTGATCGTCCGGGCCGTGCTGATCAACATCCTCAACCCGAAGCTGACGATCTTCTTCTTCGCGTTCTTGCCGCAGTTCGTGAGCCCGCACGAACCGCACGCGCTGACGCGGATGCTGGCGCTGAGCGGGGTGTTCATGCTGGCGACGTTCCTGGTCTTCGCGGCGTACGGCGTTCTGGCCGCGTCCGTGCGCAGCCACGTCACCTCCCGGCCGAGGGTGATGGCGTGGCTGCGGCGGGGCTTCGCCGGGTCGTTCGTGGCACTGGGGGCGAAGCTGGCGTTCACGGCGCGGTAGGCGGCGGCCGGGGCCGGGCTGGAAGACGGCTGGGTGACAAGCATGAGGTGACAAGCATGAGGTGACAAGCATGAGCTGACAGATATTGAAATCTGTCAGCTGTCATGGCAGGGTGGTGGGCATGACGATGCGAACCCGACCCCTCGGAACCACCGGCCCCCAGGTCTCCGCCCTCGGTCTCGGCTGTATGGGCATGTCCGCGCTGTACGGCGAGGCGGACCGGGCCGAATCCATCGCGACCCTGCACGCGGCGCTCGAAGCGGGCGTCACCCTGCTGGACACCGGCGACTTCTACGGCATGGGTCACAACGAACTGCTGATCGGCGAGGCCATGCGCGCGGCCCCCGCGGCCCGGCGTGAACAGGCGCTGGTCAGCGTGAAGTTCGGCGCCCTGCGCGACCCGGACGGCGGCTGGTCCGGCTACGACGGCCGGCCCGCCGCCGTGAAGAACTTCGCCGCGTACTCCCTCCAGCGGCTCGGCGTCGACCACATCGACGTCTACCGCATCGCCCGCCTCGACCCGGACGTGCCGATCGAGGAGACGGTCGGCGCGATCGCGGAACTCGTCGAGAAGGGCCATGTGCGGCACATCGGCCTGAGCGAGGTCGGCGCCGAGACCATCCGCCGGGCCGCCGCCACCGCGCCGATCTCCGACCTCCAGATCGAGTACTCCCTCATATCGCGCGGCATCGAGGACGAGATCCTGCCGGCCACGCGTGAGCTGGGCATCGGGATCACGGCCTACGGGGTGCTCTCCCGGGGCCTGATATCGGGCCACTTCACCGCCGACCGGCAGCTCGGCGCGGGCGACTTCCGGGCGATGTCGCCGCGCTTCCAGGGCGAGAACCTCCGGCACAACCTGGACCTCGTCGAGGCGCTGCGGAAGATCGCCGAGCAGAAGGGCGCGAGCGTCGCGCAGATCGCCATCGCCTGGGTGCTCTCCCGGGGTGAGGACATCGTGCCGCTGGTCGGCGCCCGCCGCCGCGACCGGCTCACGGAGGCGCTGGGAGCGCTGGAGGTGACGCTGGACGCGGCCGACCTGGCGGCGATGGAGGAGGCCGTACCGGCCGGTGCCGCCGCCGGTGACCGCTATCCGGCGGCCCAGATGGCGCACCTCGAGAGCTGAACCGGGCTGCGGGTACGGTCAGGGCATGGCACCGACCAGCGAGACCCTGACCGCCGAGCGCATCCTCGAGGCCACCGAGGAGGTGCTGCGGCGGCACGGCCCGGCCAAGGCCACCGTCGTGGACGTCGCCCGGGCGCTGGGCGTCAGCCACGGCAGCGTCTACCGCCACTTCCGCACCAAGGCGGCGCTGCGCGAGGCGGTCACCAAGCGCTGGCTGGACCGCACGTCCGGGGAGCTGTCCGGCATCGTCACCGGCGACACCGCCCCGGAGGCCCGGCTGCGGGACTGGCTCGCCGCGCTCTTCGCCGCGAAGCGCCGCAAGGCGGGCGAGGACCCGGAGCTGTTCGCCACGTACATGGTCCTCACGGACGAGGCCGGCACAGCGGTCGGCGACCACATCACCGACCTCACCGCCCAACTGGCCCGCATCATCCAGTCCGGCGTGGAGACCGGCAGCTTCACCACCCCCGACCCGCAGGCCTCGGCCCGCGCGGTGTTCCAGGCGACGGGGCGGTTCCATGACCCCTGCTACGCGCGGGAGTGGGAAGAGCCGGGCGCCGAGACCGACTTCGAGGCGGTCGTCGAGCTGACGGTGCGGGGCCTGCGCAGCGCCGAGCCCACGCCTTAGGGACGCACCTGCCCGAACGAAAGCGGCCGCTGCTCCGTCGACATTCATGAGGCCGGGCCACAGGACGGGGAGATCCAGGTGACAGCGGTGACGTCGATCGGGCGGAGCGTCAAGAGAGCGCTGGCGGCGGGGGTGATCGTCGTGGCGTCCGCGGCGTCCGCCGGATGCGCGTCGTCGGAGGACGGTGAGTCCCAGGCGTCCTGCGCGTTCGTCGTCGAGTACGACAAGCGCCTGTACTCGAGCGTGGCCAACGTCGATTTCGAGGTCGGCAGAAAGCTGGGACCGGCCGTCCTGCCGCCGTGCGACGACACGCCGAACTCCGGGAGCGCCCCGGAGTCTCCGGGCTCGACGGTCGTCTACGCGATCGAAGGAGTGGACCCCGCCATCGCCATCGCCAGGGAGGGCGCGCCCGAAGGCGTCCTCCTCGTCGCCGGCACAGGCAACGACCTGCCTCCCGAGATCAAGAAGCTCCTCAAAGGTTCCTGACGCCTCCGCGCCTCTCGGTGATCACGCCGCCCGTCGGGTCCACGGTGGCCTGATGAGCCTCCGCCAGATGTTCCTCCGCCTTCAGCCAGGGCAGGAACTGCGCGCCTCTGCGCCAGCCGCAGGTGTCGCATCTGATCGTGCGCTGCATACCCGTGCGCCGCACCCGCACCACATGCTCACGCCCGTGCTGATCCCATCGGCTGACCTTGCTCGTGTCGATCTGCGCCATAACGCCTCCCGCGTCCAGGAATCCGGCGGAGCCGGTCTGCTCGCAGTAAGGAGTGTGCGGCAAGACCAACATCAACAGGGTTTCCCCGGATGCGAGTTATCAGGCTGTGAGATGACGACCTGGGGGAGCGGAAGGCAGGCTCAGCTGTGTCAGATGCCGTGATCTGTGACGGTGACACAGCTCCTCACCAATGCCCGCTGCCCACCAGGTAGGTGATGCCCGCGAGGACGGCCAGGGTCAGGGTCGGGATCGCCAGGCCCTTGGCGACCGC of the Streptomyces koelreuteriae genome contains:
- a CDS encoding LysE family translocator codes for the protein MSIAFLLTTLVVVATPGTGVVYTLAAALSRGRRAGVVAAFGCALGIVPHVLATVTGLAALLNASAAAFQVLKYAGVAYLLYMAWATVRDKDAIAVEEGTTPDSARHVIVRAVLINILNPKLTIFFFAFLPQFVSPHEPHALTRMLALSGVFMLATFLVFAAYGVLAASVRSHVTSRPRVMAWLRRGFAGSFVALGAKLAFTAR
- a CDS encoding aldo/keto reductase; translated protein: MTMRTRPLGTTGPQVSALGLGCMGMSALYGEADRAESIATLHAALEAGVTLLDTGDFYGMGHNELLIGEAMRAAPAARREQALVSVKFGALRDPDGGWSGYDGRPAAVKNFAAYSLQRLGVDHIDVYRIARLDPDVPIEETVGAIAELVEKGHVRHIGLSEVGAETIRRAAATAPISDLQIEYSLISRGIEDEILPATRELGIGITAYGVLSRGLISGHFTADRQLGAGDFRAMSPRFQGENLRHNLDLVEALRKIAEQKGASVAQIAIAWVLSRGEDIVPLVGARRRDRLTEALGALEVTLDAADLAAMEEAVPAGAAAGDRYPAAQMAHLES
- a CDS encoding TetR family transcriptional regulator is translated as MAPTSETLTAERILEATEEVLRRHGPAKATVVDVARALGVSHGSVYRHFRTKAALREAVTKRWLDRTSGELSGIVTGDTAPEARLRDWLAALFAAKRRKAGEDPELFATYMVLTDEAGTAVGDHITDLTAQLARIIQSGVETGSFTTPDPQASARAVFQATGRFHDPCYAREWEEPGAETDFEAVVELTVRGLRSAEPTP
- a CDS encoding DUF6281 family protein, with protein sequence MTAVTSIGRSVKRALAAGVIVVASAASAGCASSEDGESQASCAFVVEYDKRLYSSVANVDFEVGRKLGPAVLPPCDDTPNSGSAPESPGSTVVYAIEGVDPAIAIAREGAPEGVLLVAGTGNDLPPEIKKLLKGS